The Sulfolobus islandicus Y.N.15.51 sequence AGCGAGTTGTACTGGATTTGTAGGGTCTGCATTTTTGATTAAAGTTCCTATAATTTCGGAAAATACTATAGTCAATTCTGTTACTATTGCACCTACAATAGTTTCTACGTTGGTCCATTTAACTTTTTCTGAGATGTTAATGTTAAGTTTAGAATACTTGACTGCAGTAGCAGAACTTTGATAAATTAACATGCAAGGTGGTGTAACTACTGCACCTATATTAACTGCCAAGAAGAAGAGAAAATTTTTCGAAGTTGAGAAGTAAAAAATATTTGTAAAATATAATTTCGGTTCAGCTGCAATCAAAGCGGAAATTAGCAAAATAAAGGAAATTACTATGAGAGCTCTTTCCGTTATTTCATAATTTTTAGTAAAAATAATTATTATATGAATAACAAAAAATATTAGGAGACCAATTAAGGGATTTATTCCGATAAGATACGAACCTATTGCTATTCCAGTGTATTCACTTAGATAAGTAAAAAAGTCTACAAAAAATATTGGAATTATAGATAAAAATGAAATCTTCTTTGAATAATATTTTCTAATAAGCTCACCTATACCATAATTGGTTACTGCACCCAATCTCCCAGAGGCTTCTTGAATTATGAATAGCGGAATAGCTAAAACGAGTACGAACCATATTAGTCTATATCCGTATTCTTCACCAGTAGATAATCCTCCAATTATGCTTGCAGCATCCGCGTCTGCCAACAACGCTATCCACGCTGGACCGAAAAGCTTAACTGAGTCTCTGATACTCAATCAAATCACCTAAATAAGTATATTTTTGTGACTCATTTTTATTGTTTATTAAATAAAATATATCCCATAAGGAATGTTGAGAATCTAAATGAAATAGTTTCAACATTAAACTCCACATAATAGTTAATGGGCATTTATTTATAAATATTTCTATTTCATACTTACTCTTAATTAGGAATCAATTTTTGTATTCATAAAAGGGAATCTAACAATTACAACTATCCAGACTTATTTTGCTTCAGAAATTAGAATAACTTTTAATTAGAAAGCTTTATAAACTAGTATTGAGTATAAAGTAATAGTGATTAAATGCAGGATAAACCAAAAGAGGAACCTAAAGTAGTAGGAGTAGAAGTTTTAGAAAAATCGGAATTAGATGTAAAAAAGCTAATAGAAAAGCTAGTTAAAGCAACAGCTGCAGAATTCACAACGTATTATTACTATACCATATTGAGAATGCACCTTACTGGTATGGAAGGAGAGGGTCTTAAAGAAATAGCTGAGGACGCTAGATTAGAGGACAGATTGCACTTTGAGTTAATGACGCAGAGAATTTATGAACTAGGAGGAAATTTGCCTAGAGATATTAGACAACTTGCTGACCTATCAGCTTGTGCAGATGCTTATTTACCAGAGAATTGGAAGGATCCTAAGGAAATATTAAAAGTACTTTTGGAAGCTGAGCAATGTGCTATTAGAACGTGGAAAGAGGTATGTGACATGACATATGGAAAAGATCCCAGAACATATGATTTAGCTCAGAGAATATTGCAAGAGGAAATAGAACATGAAGCGTGGTTCTTAGAATTACTATACGGTAGACCATCTGGGCATTTCAGAAGAAGTTATCCAGGAGAAGGTCCATTTTCTAGAAAATCAAGGTATGAATAATTTTTTAATTCTTTTTCTTAGTGATTATAAATGTTAATTAGAGTATGTAAAATATCTGACTTAATAGATAATAAGCCTATGAAGTTTTCAGTATCTAAATTTGAAATAGTGTTGATAAAGATTAGAGATGAGGTTTTCGCTATTGAGGCATATTGTCCGCATAAAGGTGCTAATATAGAATATGGTGATGTAATAGCTAAAGAGTACAGAATAAGATGTCATTTGCACGGTTACGAATTTAATTTAAAGGATGGTAGGTTAATGTTTAAACCGTATAATAGGGATGGAAATTGGTATTATTCAAATAATTTGAGAGTTTACAAGGTTAAGATTATAAACGATGATATATTTATAGATATTGATAAATAAGTAAAAAAGTTATTATTATTTTTTTTACTAAATATCGAATAGAATTGTATTAGCTTTATCTGAAATTAAGTTGCAGTAGGTGTTTTTTATTTCTCCAACACATTGCGCTCTATCCTGAAGCTCTGGGATGTTCTTTAGTTCTCTAATTCTATTGTTTGTTTCTCTATAAGAATCTTGAGAAATTATTGAAGTTATTATTTTAGCTCCCTTCTTTTTAGCAGCTAAGGCTGCTGCAACACTCATACCTTTTCTTCCTCCAGTTATATCTACATAATCTCCTTCTCCTATCTGTTTTTCTATAAAATTCTTGAATTTTATTAAATCCTCTTCATTATTTATATCATCCATTTCAACTGGGTGTTTACTAATTATTACATTAGGATACTTCTCCTTTACGCAACAAATGAACATTATTTTCACTATTTTCCAAGCTTTCTCTACCTCAGGATTCGTAGTAGTTATGACTCTGATCTCGTCAATTTCTACTCCTTGTTTTATGAGATACAAAAAGGTTTCTAGGACACCGCCTGGCGATGTGCCTAAAGTGGCTACTAATTTAGCCATATCTTATACTAATAAAAACTAGCTTAAATTAATTACTTTCTCCTTGATCTTAAATATAAACACTATATTAAGTATTATTGTAAGGAAATTTACTACTAGGACTAGTAGATGAGGCATTTATTTGATGAAAAATAACACCTTGCCTTGATTTATTATGTACCTTATTACTGTGATTCATCTAGAAAAATATTTCGTTACAAATTTTGCTACTATGAATAGTAAAATTTTTAATTTAAAAATTAATTTAAAAATCTTAAATTTATCTTTATCAAATGTCTAAATATTTAATAAAATTATAATATCCCGTCTCACAAACCAAATTTGACGCTAAATTAAAATAAATTTTAATTTATATAGTTTATATTAAATTAACAAAATTGTGACTACATTCAATAAATGTATATAAATATATAAAAGTATATATACGTAAACATTATTAATTTATATGTTAAATTGTAATAGATATATTTGGTGGTTAAATGAGTGGAAAACAGTTAATTGTTACCTTACTTTTCTTAGCTTTAGGTGTTGTAATAGGTTTTGGTAGTTCGTTACTATTCTTACCTAGAAATACTACAAGTGTTAGTACAACTCAAGGTCAGCAAGTCATTTACATCGCTGTTATTCCAGATTACGGCGGAAATGGTTGGGATGCCTTCGTCCCTTTAAAATACTTAGGTTATCCAATAACAGCGCATGAAAATATTGTTGGGATAAACAATACAATCGTAGTAAAGGCTGGAGTTCCTGTAAAATTTGTAATAATTAATTTAGATACTATGGTGACTATGAATTTTAGTGGAAATGTTGCTGTTCCATTTATATTATATAATGATACAGAGAATGGACAAATTACATTAACCTTTAATAAAGGTCAATATATACAAAATTTGCCAATAGGCCATACGTTTACAATTCCTAAGTTAGATATTAATATACCGTTGCCACCAGATACTGTAGTCTCATTTAATTATACTTTCACAAATCCTGGAACTTATGAATATTTATGTATAACACCATGTGGTCCAGGAATGGGACAATTAGGTTATATGGTCGGTTATATTATAGTTCAATTATAACTTTTTTTAGTATCTTCTTTTTCTCCTCTCTTTTCGAATTCTTTTACCAATCTGTGCTTTTGTGAACTTGTAGTATTTTTGCTATTTCGCTAATTTTCATTCCTTCCAAGTATTGCCCTAGTCTCGTTTAAATCCTTAAGCTTCTTGTTGATTAGCTTCTTTTTAACACCCTCGGTACGCTCGGCCTAACAGCTTCATATTACTGATACCAGATTTACCCATTTTTAGCCCCCGTTGCAGCTATTATGAAAAAGACTATAACCTATCAGTAATTGAATATTGACCTTCTTTTACATAATTCTCATATATAATTTTTGCGATATCATCTACATTGTGACATTCCCTCTGCATAAGATAATTTTTAACTCGAAACTTTTAAGTATTTCTTTGCATTATAACAAGTGAAAATAGTGTAATTATAGGCTATAAATTATTTTCTTTTATTTGTAAGATATATAGAAAACTTAATGACTTTCTTTTAACAAAAAAGCTTAGAATAATTATATTATCTCTAAATTAACATAAATATAGGAAATTCGATCAGAAAATATCATAAAGAATTTTTCGCAAATATATTCATATTATAATCTAGTTATTTATAGATCTCTAATCTGTATTTATTGGAGCAAATAGTTTTTATAATTTTGTTAGTGTTAATTTATAGGAGATACAATTGATTTACATAACTGATGCTAAGGGAGATGGAAGGCCTTGTCTTAAGGTGTATGAGGGAAAGGTGATAAAATGGTATTATTGTAAGAGTGAGGAAGATTTGTTCTCTTCGTTCATAAATTTACTTAAATATGATAAAAATTTTAGAATTTATAACGTCTACGGAAAAAAGGTATACATTCCTAACGATCCAGAGGTATTTAAGGTTAAGGAGGAATTAGAGGAATTTGAGGGAATAATATACAATTTATCACAATTATCTCTTTTAATTAAAATATCTAAGGAGATAAAAGGAAATCGTAAAAAGATAAAGGTAAAGCTGAAAAATAAAATGAATGCTGAAGAAGTATTAAAATTAGGAGTTAAAATTACGAAGCCAGTAGAGTTGCCTAGATTGTTTTAATCGTTATGTTTAATTAATCCCTAAAGCGGATAATGTTTGAAGATTTGTTTTTATGTATACTTTTCAGTTTTTCTCAGAGAGAATGATGATTAACATAACAAGTGCTTTGTGGATTAGTTGAAATTTCTGATAGTGTCGTCGTTAAGCTACAAATTCTGGGATTAACCTTCTCTCCCATAAGACTAGGGCTATGGAGTACATCATGGTGCGAATGCTCCTATTTACTGCCTTCGTTGCTCTCTTGAATCTAATTAGCCTATCCCTTAATGAGGAATGAAAGGACTCGTTCGGGTTAACTGGCGAGACAACCGTGTGGTCTTTCAACCAGAAGTACAAGTTATAATCATCGCTCACCCATCTACCCTCGTCAGGCAAATACTTTTTGACCTCAAGGAAAGTACTCTCATCCCTATCCCCCACAGAGTAAATGAGGTAAACTCCCAGCTTCGTGTACACGTAACAAGTGAAAACCCACTTGTAAAAAGCCCTAGCATTCTTGTACAAGTAAGTCCACATCTCATCAACAACCTTAGCAACAACCTTACCCTTGACCAGCTCCTTAGCCCTACCCCACAACTCAACCAACTTCTCATGCTTTTTCCTACCATAACGCTTAATCCAAGTGAAAACAGTACCAAGAGGTACGTTAAGCACCCTAGAAATAGCCCTCATACTCATACCATTAGCATACATTCTCAAAGCCTCCTCCCTCAACTTCCTAGAATGATGATGATAACTAGCATCACCCAAGAAGTACTTACCACAATCCCTACACAAAAACTTCTGCCTACCCAAAGGCCTACCACACTTAACAACATGATGACTACCACAAGAGGGACAAGAAACGTCTTGCCTAAATACAGGCTTCCTACCCATAAGTAATACTCGTTATACAAATATAAATAACTTAACGACGACACTACCTCCACACTCTGTTCCTATTGAGAAAAACTGAAGAATTCAACAAAGCACATAACAAGGTCTAACGTCGGGAAAAAGATCATGATAGTATTTACTATATTATCTGAAATTAATGGAAAACCCTCAATTGTTAATTTACCTTACATCTAGCGATATTTATATAGTTTTGAAGTGACCCATTTAGATTTACGTTTATCAAATACGAAAGTTGGTAATAATATTTTTCTTAATCAGAACCGATTCTACGTGAGTAATACTTTTAATATAGAAATGTAACAATACGTTAAGTCTTTCCATAAAAGTACGTGAAAAATCCGAGATAAGAAGAGATTAGAACCGATTTTATGATAATCTCTAACCTCAGTTTTCAATAAATTATGCAAAATTACTGTTAGAAGCTTTACATAGATAATTCAATTTATTATTAGAATATATGAATAAAAATAATGTTAAAAAGTAATACGAATTATAAATAAATTTTACACATAACAGTTATTTGACTACCTGCCTTTTAAGTGTTTGTTTGCACTACTTTATTTTTAACATTCTGGTAATCATTCTCCAGCTTCTGCGTAATGTAATTCTCTATTGTTGATAATCCAATTTCATTTTTTAGTTCTATTCTACCCTCTTTTACCTCTGCCTCCACATCCTTAGAAAGGCTTCCATGCATTAGTATATTTCTAAACTGAAGTATACTGCTCTCCTTAAGGTAATTCCTAACAATTTCGTCACATTCCTTATAATTCTTGTCAAAGTCACTATATACGCCGCCTCCTCTGGAGTTAAGGCAAAAGGCTACGGGAAGTTCTCTTGCCAATGATATTGCCTTGTCGTAATAACCTACTTTTATATATAAGCCTAAAATTTTCTCAAGAACTTCTAAGTCGTTACCCTTATAAATTAAGTCCCTAACTTTAATGGTAGAGTAGAAGTGTGAGAGAACTATCATGTTCTCCTTCTCGAAGTAAGACTGATTATACCATTCACTATAAGCCTTAGAAAGTTCGTTTACGTCCCTTTCTAATTCGTTAATATAACTTTCTAAATCTCTCATACCCCTTACACTGTCTACAGCGAAACCATTCCTTAAGTTTTTCAATAGGCTAATTACTTTATTTGGATCTTTTGATTTAATCCTTTCTATTATCAATTTCATTTCCTTAAACTCATTGGGTTTTAAGCTCTTAAGAGTTACGCTATAGTCTCTGAAATACCTCTCATCTACTTTCTCTATGGAGTAAGTTATCGCTAAGGAGTCCTTCATAGCCTTAACGACCTCTGTTAAATCAACTATTGATACTTTTTGTCCGGGAGGTCCCATTACCGGTGCAGCTACGAACCTACTATTAAAAAGGGAACCTACAGCCATAGTAACGGAGACTAATACGTTAGTTCCGTGAGTTAAGTCAACTATTATCTCATTACAAGATTTACTTATCTCGTTAAATATTGAGTAAACTACGTTAAAGATGAAGACTGGAGACCTTTCTGAATAGTAAGGGCTCCTTTTATATCTCTGACCCTCAGGTATTAAGTTACCTTCGTTATCGACATAATAAGCTTGCCCGCTACCCACATTTGGTACGACCCTTACTTCAATTCTGTTGACGAAGTCCTCTATGTCTTTTCTCATATTTTCGTCTCCAAACAGCTGATTACTTCTAATTAATATCATATTCTTATATCCTTTTATTAAAATATCTAGATCTTTAGCTGTAGTGTCATCACGAACTATTAGGCTATCTGGTAGAAGTGCCACTATTTTTTGTGGACTTAGAAGTTTAGCTAGGGCGTGAGCTGAGAAAAAGGTGTTAAATTCTCTACCTTCAATTTCATAATTAGTTGGAGTATATGACATTACATCTCCTGCTATATAAATTAGGCATCTCACAATAAAATATATAGAAGAAATAGCTAATATTCCTATTGTATATTTAAGTATAATACATGAAATTAATTAAAAATTATTATAATAGATTGCTAGTAATTGAGGGATCTTTTTGATAGCGCGAATGTTAAGTTATTATTGTCTTTCTCTTTATTATATAGTAATTGTAACTAAATCCATAGAATATAGCTAATTTAAGAAACTTCTAATTTCCTTTTCCTTTAGAGTCTGAGGAAGTATTATAATTATTTTTATAGCTTATTGCTGCTTTTTAGTCAATTTATAAGAGTATTGAATCTATTATTACGATATTATTTTCTTTTTCTAATAATAGTCTCTTTACGTTTTTTACAAGAGAACCGATAGGGAGGAGTATTAGAGTGTTAAACAATACCAGACTTATATCACCTCCTAATATCTGGACTTTATCTAGTCTTTCCGCTAAGAACTCGTGTTCCGTATAGGCCCTTCCGGTAACATATTTATATTGTCTTTTTTCTGGAAAGCTCAAATTATAATCCTTAATTTTCTTAACTGTAAATTTACCGTATCCTAGATTTCTGTCCTTTCCGATACCGAGTTTCTCTAAAAGCCTTAAGGCCTTATCCAGCTTATCATTCCAATTAGTACTTAGAAATCCCATCTCATATTTAGGCATAAATGAAGGAGAAGAATATATATCAGCTGAGTTTACAAGTCTGTCCATTCTATTCTTATACTCAACTATTGTCTCTCCGTAGGATGAAAGGTAATTTGATTCTAACTTTATCTCTTTTCCATTAATCCCCTTAACGTATTTTTCAGTTCCTCTACATTCAAGTCTATAAGGCGGTTCAACTTCTTTTAAAATATCAACATCTATATACTCTATTTTCTTGAGTTCTTTTTCCATATCCCTATTGTCGCATTGTATCGTTTTAAAGGGCATTTTTAGGTAAAGTTTATTATCAACTATCGGGAACATGGATGAGAATTTTACCTCACCGTTTTTTATTTCGTCAAAGGATTCACCTAAGAGTGATAAAGCCTTAATGAATGCTCTATAAAGAGTTATTGTATCTATATAGTTCTCCCTTTCTGCTATTTTGAAAGGAGATGTGAACTTAACGACAATGAGTTTCATTAATTTATAATTGTTAGGCTATTTTATATTTCTTCATCAGCTTTTTAGATATGGTCCCATTTTCTTTAAGCTTAATGCTGCTTTGTGGATTAGTTGAAATTTCTTAGGTCTTAAGCTAGAAGAAGTAAAAGTAAATTCTAAATCTTATGTTGAGTTAAAAGTTAGCTATACGTTTTAAGAAAAAACTGAAGAATTCCACAAAGCAACTTAATGCTAAACCTTTTTAAGCGATTATTATAAAGGGGTATCGCAAATGAAGTACTTAGTGAAAGAATATATTATCTTTTTATCCTAAATATTAATTATGAAGGTAAACGTAAACGTGACGGATCCCGTAGAAGCTAACGTAACATTAGAGTTAACTAGATTAACGTTACTAATAGGACCAAATTTAAACGGTAAGTCAATATTATTAAGGTGTATTTATAATTCTATAAAAGGGTTAAAATACAATTTAAGCGTAAATTATCCACCTATAGGAGAATGTTCGATAGATGAGGATTTTAATTACGTAATATATATAGACCCCTATATAATAACTTATTATATTTATGATAAATATAGAGAATTCTTTGAAAGATATGAGGGTAATGAAAAGCTAAGTAAATTATCAGAAATAGGGAAAGAAGTTAGTGGTATTTCTAGATTGCTTGAAATACGTTCATTATCTAGAGACGATGATTTATTCGAGGCTAAACAACAAGTTAACAATGTCATTCGGGAAATAACTGAAGAATTGAAAGAAGCAAAGCATGAGGAAGAAGCTAAGTATCTAGTACCGTTATGGATTTCCTTAACTAAAAACGGCTTAGAATGGAGAGACATTTTTGGAAATGAAGGTACTAAAATCACTGAACTTCCTCCCTCTTTTTATCCCTCTTTTGTTTTAACTGCCACAATGTACTCTTATGCCTTAAGTAAAAAGAGGGAAAATGTTTTACTTTTACTTGACGAACCTGAAGCTTTTACATATCCTAGTTTCGCCTATACATTAGGGAGAATAATTAGACACCTAACGGAAAACTCAGAATATTTACACGTAGTTGCCATAACCCATAGTTGGGACTTTTATAGAGGACTCTTACACCGTAATTCCTCAAATGTTAAGGTGTATGTAATAAACAGAGATGGAAAGAAGCTAGAGATCGTCCCTAGAGAAGACAGTTGGTATATCCCAGGTTTCAGTGTTTCTGCGGTGTTAGGATAATATGGTTCGTGTTTATATTGATTTAATTGGATTATATTACTGTATCGAAAAATGTAAGAACATTGAAGTTGCTGGAAATTTACGCCATGAATTATTAGCTAGGTATTTGAATTTGATAAAAAAGGTAGAAATAATTAAGGTTTGGGATAAGAACGTAAATGTAGGTGAGGAAATTTTGAGATTTATGTATGAAATAACAGGGTATTTAATTCATCATACGGATATTCATGAAGTTAGGGAATGCAATGAGGGTAAGAACAACTGTGATTTTGTTGAGTGTAAAATGCATAAAGCATATTGTTGTATGTGTGACATTTCTAAGGATGATATATTAGTCTCTATAGAAGCGGGTTCAGAGGTAGTTTGCTTTAACCAATCTAGCATCAAGATGAATGACGGCATAAAATATCCTTCCTCCTCAGATGTAGGTTTGAAACCATATTGTAATGATCTAGACGATTATATTAATTGTAAGATTGTCATTTGTAGGTGTGTATAAGTTGAGCCATCATTTAACTTATTTTACATAAAAATTGATCTTTCATTCTGAAAAGGTTTATATAAGCCTTATTCCTAGTATATTCTATATGTCAACAAGTCGTTCACCTCATCAAGGAGTTAGTATTTCTATAAGGAATATGCAGCCAATGGAAATAGTGAAAGCAGTCCTAGAGAACAATTACAAATACTTTTATAGCCAAATAAAGTCGGAAACATCTTACAGGAACATACATGAGATTTTAGCAACTATTCTCGATACTGCTGAAGGGATGAATCCAAACGATGCTATTTCTTTTCTGAAAAAACAACTGCCTAGAGTTTATGTAATTATAGAATATCAAAACGCAAGGGGACAAATATATAATGGGCTAAGAGATTTATTAATTAATGTGATTAATGAACTTTTATCGGCTAACGCGTCTAACATAAAGGATCTAATAAGAAATGCGAGATTACTGATAGACAGTTTAGCGGTAATAGCTAAAGAGGTAGGGTAAGAGTATGTCAAGTCAACCTTCCATTTCCTTAAAACTGGAAAAGATAATAAGGTTTAAGGTTTATTTGCAAACGATAACTGGTTTATTAATATCTGCAGGGAAAGCTTTGGGTAGAATCGGAGGAGCCGATACTGAACCAATGAGTATAGAGAGAACCTATACTTGCAGAAATAAGTCCATCAAGGTAAGAGTTCCTTATATTCCAGGTTCATCTTTGAAAGGAAGAATGAGATCTCTCTTAGAAATAGCCCTAGGATTACCGTTATACTCCTCCGACAAGAAAATATGGTCTCATACTTTAGCGAGAAATGTATACGTTAATTTATCATCAGAAGATAAGTTAAATTCAGTTGATTTTGTAAATACTCTAATTAAAACTGATCTAGACCGTATGTTCGGATACGGAGCCTTTCCGTTAAATGAAGTTTTTGATGAACTTAAAAAAGAGAATAAAACACAATTAATGACCTCTCTATTTACAGTTCTCTCTCCTACGTCCCTTTTAGTTGAAGATCTATTTCCAGAGGAAACCTATGTATGCAATATCTATGAGGAAAACGATTTAGTAACATTCGATGACTTCATAGAGGATAAAAACGAGAACAGAATAGATAGAGTAACATCCGCAGCAGATCACAGAACCATAGGTAGAGTTAAACCAGGAGTAACATTTACCGGTACATTGTCGTTGTTAGTTTTTGACAAGAACTCCTCTAAACTAAAGGATTACTTAGAATTGTTAGTTAAAGGAATGGTACTTATAGAAAAGACGTATTTAGGAGCTGCTGGTTCAAGGGGTTACGGTAGAGTTAAATTTACTAAATTAATCGTATCCATTTATGATCCAGCAAAAATGTCTGAAACAGTTTACAAGGAGGAATTTAAGTCGGTAGAAGAACTGAGTAAGGATATTGAGAACCTAGCTAAATCAGTAACTTCACAGCAAACTGGGGTTAAGTCGTGATTAAGGAAACTTTTAGAATTGAAATTGAACCCTTATCTCCTACGTTTGTGTGGAGCGGCGAAACTTTATATAAGGGAGCGGATTTCGATCTTGTAAACGGTAAAATACTCATTGTAGATCCTTTCAAAGCTCTAGGAAAAGTAAAAAATTTACGTGAAATTTTTAAAGAACAATTCGTTAGGACAATTAAGGATTTTAAACTAATTTTCCCTTCTACTTCAGTTCCTAATCAAATCCTCATGATAAATGAGTACTTAGTACCAGCATCTTCACTAAAAGGGCTTATTAGAACCACTATACTGAATAAAATGGCTAAAAATTCACCATCTGTATATAATCAAATTCAATCAAATCTAAATACCCTCACTACTTTACCTCCCAATCAGATTTTTAGGCAAGTGAAAAATGTAGCTGAACCCGTTGAGAGTTTATTAAAGGACACAGTTCCTTTCGGTAGAAGTAAATATACTTACG is a genomic window containing:
- a CDS encoding NRAMP family divalent metal transporter; the protein is MSIRDSVKLFGPAWIALLADADAASIIGGLSTGEEYGYRLIWFVLVLAIPLFIIQEASGRLGAVTNYGIGELIRKYYSKKISFLSIIPIFFVDFFTYLSEYTGIAIGSYLIGINPLIGLLIFFVIHIIIIFTKNYEITERALIVISFILLISALIAAEPKLYFTNIFYFSTSKNFLFFLAVNIGAVVTPPCMLIYQSSATAVKYSKLNINISEKVKWTNVETIVGAIVTELTIVFSEIIGTLIKNADPTNPVQLAKSLGVIHVIFGVLLISAGFLTLIVVSLSSAWGILEALDKNNYKNVFKIYVIESIPALIILSIISNNYSIILNFALTLLSLSPIVIAFPAILIGILISNKRIMGNYAYGKIRLLIYFLTIGLIVLGGVIGFFYL
- the dps gene encoding DNA protection during starvation protein, which gives rise to MQDKPKEEPKVVGVEVLEKSELDVKKLIEKLVKATAAEFTTYYYYTILRMHLTGMEGEGLKEIAEDARLEDRLHFELMTQRIYELGGNLPRDIRQLADLSACADAYLPENWKDPKEILKVLLEAEQCAIRTWKEVCDMTYGKDPRTYDLAQRILQEEIEHEAWFLELLYGRPSGHFRRSYPGEGPFSRKSRYE
- a CDS encoding Rieske (2Fe-2S) protein, whose amino-acid sequence is MLIRVCKISDLIDNKPMKFSVSKFEIVLIKIRDEVFAIEAYCPHKGANIEYGDVIAKEYRIRCHLHGYEFNLKDGRLMFKPYNRDGNWYYSNNLRVYKVKIINDDIFIDIDK
- the crn1 gene encoding CRISPR-associated ring nuclease Crn1 — its product is MAKLVATLGTSPGGVLETFLYLIKQGVEIDEIRVITTTNPEVEKAWKIVKIMFICCVKEKYPNVIISKHPVEMDDINNEEDLIKFKNFIEKQIGEGDYVDITGGRKGMSVAAALAAKKKGAKIITSIISQDSYRETNNRIRELKNIPELQDRAQCVGEIKNTYCNLISDKANTILFDI
- a CDS encoding cupredoxin domain-containing protein; translated protein: MSGKQLIVTLLFLALGVVIGFGSSLLFLPRNTTSVSTTQGQQVIYIAVIPDYGGNGWDAFVPLKYLGYPITAHENIVGINNTIVVKAGVPVKFVIINLDTMVTMNFSGNVAVPFILYNDTENGQITLTFNKGQYIQNLPIGHTFTIPKLDINIPLPPDTVVSFNYTFTNPGTYEYLCITPCGPGMGQLGYMVGYIIVQL
- a CDS encoding IS1-like element ISC796 family transposase; translation: MGRKPVFRQDVSCPSCGSHHVVKCGRPLGRQKFLCRDCGKYFLGDASYHHHSRKLREEALRMYANGMSMRAISRVLNVPLGTVFTWIKRYGRKKHEKLVELWGRAKELVKGKVVAKVVDEMWTYLYKNARAFYKWVFTCYVYTKLGVYLIYSVGDRDESTFLEVKKYLPDEGRWVSDDYNLYFWLKDHTVVSPVNPNESFHSSLRDRLIRFKRATKAVNRSIRTMMYSIALVLWERRLIPEFVA
- a CDS encoding TM1812 family CRISPR-associated protein, producing the protein MRCLIYIAGDVMSYTPTNYEIEGREFNTFFSAHALAKLLSPQKIVALLPDSLIVRDDTTAKDLDILIKGYKNMILIRSNQLFGDENMRKDIEDFVNRIEVRVVPNVGSGQAYYVDNEGNLIPEGQRYKRSPYYSERSPVFIFNVVYSIFNEISKSCNEIIVDLTHGTNVLVSVTMAVGSLFNSRFVAAPVMGPPGQKVSIVDLTEVVKAMKDSLAITYSIEKVDERYFRDYSVTLKSLKPNEFKEMKLIIERIKSKDPNKVISLLKNLRNGFAVDSVRGMRDLESYINELERDVNELSKAYSEWYNQSYFEKENMIVLSHFYSTIKVRDLIYKGNDLEVLEKILGLYIKVGYYDKAISLARELPVAFCLNSRGGGVYSDFDKNYKECDEIVRNYLKESSILQFRNILMHGSLSKDVEAEVKEGRIELKNEIGLSTIENYITQKLENDYQNVKNKVVQTNT
- the csm4 gene encoding type III-A CRISPR-associated RAMP protein Csm4 yields the protein MKLIVVKFTSPFKIAERENYIDTITLYRAFIKALSLLGESFDEIKNGEVKFSSMFPIVDNKLYLKMPFKTIQCDNRDMEKELKKIEYIDVDILKEVEPPYRLECRGTEKYVKGINGKEIKLESNYLSSYGETIVEYKNRMDRLVNSADIYSSPSFMPKYEMGFLSTNWNDKLDKALRLLEKLGIGKDRNLGYGKFTVKKIKDYNLSFPEKRQYKYVTGRAYTEHEFLAERLDKVQILGGDISLVLFNTLILLPIGSLVKNVKRLLLEKENNIVIIDSILL
- a CDS encoding OLD family protein yields the protein MKVNVNVTDPVEANVTLELTRLTLLIGPNLNGKSILLRCIYNSIKGLKYNLSVNYPPIGECSIDEDFNYVIYIDPYIITYYIYDKYREFFERYEGNEKLSKLSEIGKEVSGISRLLEIRSLSRDDDLFEAKQQVNNVIREITEELKEAKHEEEAKYLVPLWISLTKNGLEWRDIFGNEGTKITELPPSFYPSFVLTATMYSYALSKKRENVLLLLDEPEAFTYPSFAYTLGRIIRHLTENSEYLHVVAITHSWDFYRGLLHRNSSNVKVYVINRDGKKLEIVPREDSWYIPGFSVSAVLG
- the csm3 gene encoding type III-A CRISPR-associated RAMP protein Csm3, with product MSSQPSISLKLEKIIRFKVYLQTITGLLISAGKALGRIGGADTEPMSIERTYTCRNKSIKVRVPYIPGSSLKGRMRSLLEIALGLPLYSSDKKIWSHTLARNVYVNLSSEDKLNSVDFVNTLIKTDLDRMFGYGAFPLNEVFDELKKENKTQLMTSLFTVLSPTSLLVEDLFPEETYVCNIYEENDLVTFDDFIEDKNENRIDRVTSAADHRTIGRVKPGVTFTGTLSLLVFDKNSSKLKDYLELLVKGMVLIEKTYLGAAGSRGYGRVKFTKLIVSIYDPAKMSETVYKEEFKSVEELSKDIENLAKSVTSQQTGVKS